A single Musa acuminata AAA Group cultivar baxijiao chromosome BXJ2-1, Cavendish_Baxijiao_AAA, whole genome shotgun sequence DNA region contains:
- the LOC135583316 gene encoding uncharacterized protein LOC135583316 isoform X1, which yields MVSSLTSLFVQAIPCERISRYKRKKCMRLVSMQGTSEPNNVLADLPVVLEASSAPLVQALKSTAEQDVACFHFPGHNRGKAAPNLSNLTGPGAFLHDLPELPELDDLFSPKGAILDAQAEAAKLFGASETWFLVGGTTCGIQASIMATCCPGDVLILPRNAHISATSGLVLSGAVPKYILPEYNSCWDIAAGIRPSQVEAAIKELEDVGKTAAAVLITSPTYHGICSNLNEITKVCHSRCIPVIVDEAHGAHFGFHPNFPSTALEQGADLAVQSTHKVLSSLTQSSMLHMSGNLIDTERISKCLQMLQSSSPSYLLLASLDSARAQLGKNPDAIFCDAVNLSLETRKEIGTTAGVSLLDLSSFLSGFTAIDPLRITLGVSQLHISGYIADEVLWEGHRIIPELVGSSSLTFVINLGTSRKDIQRLILGVKNLSRNFFNGNKIKSDVWNGVRAPATYSSMQLSPRDAFFAKKRRVNIRESVGEICGELICPYPPGIPVLIPGEVITEEALSYLLRVLRMGAAIRGAADHQLSSILVCRI from the coding sequence GAAAGGATCTCAAGGTATAAAAGAAAGAAATGCATGAGATTAGTGAGCATGCAAGGAACATCAGAACCTAATAATGTTTTAGCTGATTTACCAGTAGTGCTCGAGGCAAGTTCTGCTCCTTTAGTTCAGGCCTTAAAGTCTACTGCAGAACAAGATGTTGCTTGTTTTCACTTCCCAGGACATAACAGAGGGAAAGCAGCTCCTAATTTGTCCAATCTTACTGGTCCAGGAGCTTTTCTACATGACCTACCTGAACTCCCAGAGTTGGATGATTTGTTCTCTCCAAAAGGTGCAATTTTAGATGCTCAGGCAGAAGCTGCAAAATTGTTTGGGGCGTCTGAGACATGGTTTCTTGTTGGAGGCACCACTTGTGGCATACAAGCGTCCATAATGGCTACATGTTGCCCAGGTGATGTACTCATTCTCCCAAGGAATGCTCACATTTCTGCAACCTCGGGTCTCGTTCTGTCTGGTGCAGTGCCAAAATACATTCTACCTGAGTATAATTCTTGTTGGGATATTGCTGCCGGAATAAGGCCATCGCAAGTTGAAGCCGCAATAAAAGAGTTGGAGGACGTCGGAAAAACAGCAGCTGCAGTTCTCATCACTTCTCCAACATATCATGGCATATGCAGTAATCTGAATGAGATTACTAAAGTTTGTCACTCCCGATGTATTCCTGTAATAGTGGATGAAGCACATGGTGCTCATTTCGGGTTTCATCCTAACTTTCCAAGCACTGCTCTTGAACAAGGTGCAGACTTAGCTGTCCAGTCTACCCACAAGGTTCTATCTTCTCTGACACAGTCATCAATGTTACATATGTCTGGGAACCTTATAGATACGGAGAGAATAAGCAAATGTCTTCAAATGCTGCAGAGCTCCAGCCCAAGCTACCTATTACTTGCATCATTAGATTCTGCAAGAGCTCAGCTAGGGAAAAATCCAGATGCTATTTTTTGTGATGCCGTGAATTTGTCCCTGGAAACCAGAAAAGAAATTGGAACAACTGCAGGTGTCTCATTACTGGATTTGTCTAGCTTTCTTTCTGGTTTTACTGCTATTGATCCTTTGCGTATCACTCTTGGTGTCTCACAGCTCCATATATCAGGCTACATAGCAGATGAGGTATTGTGGGAAGGACATCGCATAATACCTGAGCTTGTAGGAAGCAGCTCACTAACATTTGTAATCAACCTGGGGACTAGCAGGAAAGATATTCAAAGACTTATTTTAGGGGTAAAGAATCTGTCCAGGAATTTCTTTAATGGAAACAAAATAAAGTCTGATGTATGGAATGGCGTACGTGCTCCAGCTACATACTCTTCTATGCAACTTAGCCCTAGGGATGCCTTTTTTGCGAAGAAAAGAAGGGTAAATATTAGAGAAAGTGTTGGGGAGATCTGCGGGGAGTTAATCTGTCCATACCCACCTGGTATTCCAGTCCTGATTCCTGGTGAGGTCATTACTGAGGAAGCTCTATCCTATCTGTTACGTGTTTTGAGAATGGGGGCTGCAATTAGGGGAGCCGCTGATCACCAGCTCTCTTCCATATTGGTGTGTCGTATATGA
- the LOC135583316 gene encoding uncharacterized protein LOC135583316 isoform X2, with the protein MRLVSMQGTSEPNNVLADLPVVLEASSAPLVQALKSTAEQDVACFHFPGHNRGKAAPNLSNLTGPGAFLHDLPELPELDDLFSPKGAILDAQAEAAKLFGASETWFLVGGTTCGIQASIMATCCPGDVLILPRNAHISATSGLVLSGAVPKYILPEYNSCWDIAAGIRPSQVEAAIKELEDVGKTAAAVLITSPTYHGICSNLNEITKVCHSRCIPVIVDEAHGAHFGFHPNFPSTALEQGADLAVQSTHKVLSSLTQSSMLHMSGNLIDTERISKCLQMLQSSSPSYLLLASLDSARAQLGKNPDAIFCDAVNLSLETRKEIGTTAGVSLLDLSSFLSGFTAIDPLRITLGVSQLHISGYIADEVLWEGHRIIPELVGSSSLTFVINLGTSRKDIQRLILGVKNLSRNFFNGNKIKSDVWNGVRAPATYSSMQLSPRDAFFAKKRRVNIRESVGEICGELICPYPPGIPVLIPGEVITEEALSYLLRVLRMGAAIRGAADHQLSSILVCRI; encoded by the coding sequence ATGAGATTAGTGAGCATGCAAGGAACATCAGAACCTAATAATGTTTTAGCTGATTTACCAGTAGTGCTCGAGGCAAGTTCTGCTCCTTTAGTTCAGGCCTTAAAGTCTACTGCAGAACAAGATGTTGCTTGTTTTCACTTCCCAGGACATAACAGAGGGAAAGCAGCTCCTAATTTGTCCAATCTTACTGGTCCAGGAGCTTTTCTACATGACCTACCTGAACTCCCAGAGTTGGATGATTTGTTCTCTCCAAAAGGTGCAATTTTAGATGCTCAGGCAGAAGCTGCAAAATTGTTTGGGGCGTCTGAGACATGGTTTCTTGTTGGAGGCACCACTTGTGGCATACAAGCGTCCATAATGGCTACATGTTGCCCAGGTGATGTACTCATTCTCCCAAGGAATGCTCACATTTCTGCAACCTCGGGTCTCGTTCTGTCTGGTGCAGTGCCAAAATACATTCTACCTGAGTATAATTCTTGTTGGGATATTGCTGCCGGAATAAGGCCATCGCAAGTTGAAGCCGCAATAAAAGAGTTGGAGGACGTCGGAAAAACAGCAGCTGCAGTTCTCATCACTTCTCCAACATATCATGGCATATGCAGTAATCTGAATGAGATTACTAAAGTTTGTCACTCCCGATGTATTCCTGTAATAGTGGATGAAGCACATGGTGCTCATTTCGGGTTTCATCCTAACTTTCCAAGCACTGCTCTTGAACAAGGTGCAGACTTAGCTGTCCAGTCTACCCACAAGGTTCTATCTTCTCTGACACAGTCATCAATGTTACATATGTCTGGGAACCTTATAGATACGGAGAGAATAAGCAAATGTCTTCAAATGCTGCAGAGCTCCAGCCCAAGCTACCTATTACTTGCATCATTAGATTCTGCAAGAGCTCAGCTAGGGAAAAATCCAGATGCTATTTTTTGTGATGCCGTGAATTTGTCCCTGGAAACCAGAAAAGAAATTGGAACAACTGCAGGTGTCTCATTACTGGATTTGTCTAGCTTTCTTTCTGGTTTTACTGCTATTGATCCTTTGCGTATCACTCTTGGTGTCTCACAGCTCCATATATCAGGCTACATAGCAGATGAGGTATTGTGGGAAGGACATCGCATAATACCTGAGCTTGTAGGAAGCAGCTCACTAACATTTGTAATCAACCTGGGGACTAGCAGGAAAGATATTCAAAGACTTATTTTAGGGGTAAAGAATCTGTCCAGGAATTTCTTTAATGGAAACAAAATAAAGTCTGATGTATGGAATGGCGTACGTGCTCCAGCTACATACTCTTCTATGCAACTTAGCCCTAGGGATGCCTTTTTTGCGAAGAAAAGAAGGGTAAATATTAGAGAAAGTGTTGGGGAGATCTGCGGGGAGTTAATCTGTCCATACCCACCTGGTATTCCAGTCCTGATTCCTGGTGAGGTCATTACTGAGGAAGCTCTATCCTATCTGTTACGTGTTTTGAGAATGGGGGCTGCAATTAGGGGAGCCGCTGATCACCAGCTCTCTTCCATATTGGTGTGTCGTATATGA